The sequence CAGCGTGGGCTTGAACACCTTGCCGATGGCCGTGAGCGGCAGTGCGTCCACCAGCACCACGCGCTTCGGGCAGGCCGGCCGTTCGTACACCTGCGGCGCCACCTCACGCAGCAGACCATCGGCGTCCACACCGACTCCGGCGCGCAGCACCACAAAGGCCACCGGCACCTCACCTGCGTAGGCATCGGGCTCGGCCACCACGGCGCACTGCAACACGGCGGGGTGGGCCATGAAGGCGTCTTCCACCAGACCGGGGTCGATGTTGTGCGAGCCGCGGATGATCACGTCCTTCGCGCGCCCGGTGATGTGGATGCGACCCGCGTCGTCGATGTGCCCGAGGTCACCCGTGACGATCCAGCCGTGCTCGAACAGACCCGCGTTGCGCTTCGCATCAAGGTAACCCGGGCTCATGTGTGGACCCCGCAGCACCAGCACGCCGGTCTCACCCGCCGCGCATCGCTCGCCGAGCTTCGCTTCGCCATCGCGCCAGGGCACAGCGTGCACCTCGGTGTAGGGCAGGCGCAGGCCCGCCGAGCCGGGGGTGCGCGGTCCGAGCAGCGGCTCGATGCTCACCAGTCCGGCGCATTCGGTCATGCCCAGGATGTTGCGCACGGGAATGCCGGTGGCTGTCTCAAAGCGCTGCGCCAGCTCGGCCGGCAGCGGGGAGCCGCCGGTGAAGGCCGCGCGCACTCCCTCGATCTTCGCGTTCACCGGCACGCCCAGCAGGCTCGCCAGCACCGTGGGCACGCAGGCCAGGTGCGTCACGCGCTCGCGTTCGCAAAACTGCCAGTAGGCCTTCACGAAGCCGGTGTTGCGCATGCCGCTGAGCGTGGGCAAGACCTGGCGTGCGCCGATGGCCAGCAGTGCCAGCCCGTACACGAACGCACCCGCCACGTGGAACAGCGGAAAGCCGTTGACCTCCACCGCGGTGTCGTCCATGTCGTAGTAGGCGTGCGCGAACCACGCCGTGTGGGCCTCGTTGCCGGCGGTGTGCTGCGCGAGCTTGGGCGCGCCGGTGGTGCCGCCGGTGTGGAACAGCGCCACCACCCGGTCGGGGTTCAGGTCGGGCTCGAACGTGAGGGTGTCGGGCTGCGCGGCCATGAGGTCCTGCAGCGACGGCGTGCCGGGCACGGGCTCATCCACGGAGATCGGCACCAGGGTGGTGGCGTGCAGCGCCTGCACGGCCAGCGCCGTGGGCCACACCGCCAGTTCCGCGTTGGGCCCCAAAGCCACCAGCACCTTCGCGCCCGAGGCTTTCAGCAGGGCTGCGATGTGGTCGGGCTGCAGCAAAAAGTTGATCGGGCACACACGGCCCGCGAGCTGCGCGCCCCACAGCACGGCGTGGGCTTCGGGCGTGTTGGGCGCGAGCATGCCCACGGTGTCGCTCTCGTGCACACCGAGCGCGCGGAACGCGTTGGCGGCGCGGTGAATGTGGGCCAGCAACTCCCGGTAGGTCACACGCTGCGGCGGCGTGTCCAGTGACGCGTCGGGCAGGAAGGTGAAGGCCTCGCGGTCGGGGAAACGTTCGGCAATGGCCCGGATCAGTTGATAAGGCGTGCGGTTTGGCGCCAACGTTGCCAGCGGCGCACGCTCCAGCGCTTCAATGTCGGCGAGCGTGGCGAACGCCTTCATGCCAGACCGAGCAAACGCACCGCGTTGCCTTTCAGGATGCCGGGCATCACCTCGGGCTTGAAGCCGGCCACTTCAAAGTCCTTCATCCAGCGTTCCGGCGTGATCAGCGGGTAGTCGCTGCCGAACAGGATGCGGTCTTTCAAGAGCGTGTTTGCGTACTGCACCAGCTGTTTGGGAAAGTACTTCGGGCTCCAGCCGGAAAGATCAATCCACACATTGGGCTTGTGCGTGGCCACGGAGAGCGCCTCGTCCTGCCACGGAAAACTCGGGTGCGCCATGACGATCTGCATGTCGGGGAAGTCGATCGCCACGTCGTCCAGGTGCATGGGGTTGCTGTACTCCAGCCGCAGGCCGCCACCGCAACGCATGCCGCTGCCGATGCCGCTGTGCCCGGTGTGGAAGATCGCGGGCAGTTTGTGCGCGTTGATCACCTCGTAGATCGGCCAGGCCATCTTGTCGTAGGGGTGGTATCCCTGCACCGTGGGGTGGAACTTGAAGCCCTTGATGCCCTCCTCCTGGATGAGGCGTTCGGCCTCGCGCGCACCCATCTTGCCCTTGTGTGGGTCGATGCTGGCGAAGGCAATCATCATGTCGCTGTTCTCGCGCGCGGCCTGCGCGATCTCCTCGTTCGGAATGCGCCGGCGGCCGAGTTGCGACTCGCTGTCCACGGTGAACATCACCAGCCCGAGCTTGCGTTCGCGGTAGTAGGCCACCGTCTCGGCAATGGTGGGCCGGCGGTCGCTGCCGAAGAACTTGTCGGCCGCGCGGTCGTACTCCTCGCCATAGTTGTCGAAGGGGTTGCGGCAGCTGACTTCGGCGTGCGTGTGGATGTCGATCGCGATGAGGTTCTTGTGGTCCATGGATGTCTCTCGGTGGTGGGTCTGACCTAGGGAAAACACGGGGGTCGGTCGGACGGGTTTGGCTTGTTTTGGTTATTGTTTATAACCATAATCAGCCCTCGTTTCAAGCGCAAAAACCCCGAACAGGCGGCCGACGCCCACACCCCGACATGCCCATCCATTCCACCGACATCAGCCTGAGCCTGCAAGGCGCTTCTTCTGAAATCGCCGTCATCACGCTCAACCGCCCGGCCAAGCGCAATGCGCTCAACGACGGCCTGATCCTCGCCATCCGCGACATGTTCCAGGCCATGCCGCACGGCGTGCGAGCCGCCGTCATCCACGGCAGCGGCGACCACTTCTGCGCCGGACTCGATCTGTCCGAACTCAGCGAACGCGACGCCGGCCAGGGTCTGCACCATTCGCGCATGTGGCACAGCGCGCTGGAGTGTGTGCAATACGGCCCGGTGCCGGTGGTGGCCGCACTGCACGGCGCGGTGGTGGGTGGCGGCCTGGAGCTGGCCAGCACCTGCCACATCCGGGTGGCCGACGAATCCGCCTTTTTCGCGCTGCCCGAAGGCTCGCGCGGCATCTTCGTGGGCGGTGGCGGCTCGGTGCGCATCCCGCGCCTGATCGGCGCCGCGCGCATGGCCGACATGATGTTCACCGGCCGCGTCTACAAGGCGCCCGAGGCCGAACGCATCGGCCTCACGCAGTACCTGGTGCCGCAGGGCACGGCGCTGGAGAAGGCCATGGAATTGGCCGCACGCATTGCACAGAACGCACCGCTGACCAACTACGCGCTGATGCACGCGCTGCCGCGCATCGCCGAACAGCCGGCCGACCAGGGCTACCTGACCGAGGCCATGATGGCCGCGATCGCACAGAGCGATCCCGAAGCGAAAACGCGTGTGCGCGCTTTCCTCGAAGGCCGCGCCAACAAGGTCAGCAAGGACTGAACGCCATGAGCCACAACCCGACCATGGCGAAATACCGCCCGCTCACCTTCGGCGTCACCCGCGCCACGCTGCGCGACGGCGCTCCAGGCACGCACTACCTCAGCGCCGACCAGGACCTGCCGCCCTTTCCCGAGCGCATCACCGACCGGCTGGTGCACTGGGCGAACACGCGCCCCGACCAGACCCTGTTTGCGCGCCGGACGAAGAACGCCGACGGCAGCACCGGCGACTGGCGCCACATCACGTTCGCGCAAGCGCTCGACGCGGCGCGCCGCATCGGCCAGGGCCTGCTCAACCGCGGCCTCTCGACCCAGTGCCCGGTGCTGATCCTGAGCGAGAACGACCTCGAACACGCGCTGCTGTCACTCGGTTGCATCTACGCCGGCATCGCGTATTGCCCGACCTCGCCCGCCTACTCGCTGGTGAGCCAGGATTTCGACAAGCTGCACCATGTGGTGAAGACGCTCACGCCCGGCCTGGTGTTCGCCAGCGATGCGAGCCGCTACAGCCGCGCGATGCTGGCCACGCTGGGCGATGGCGTGGAGCTGGTCACCACCGAGGGCTCGGTGCCGGGACGCACCACCACACCGTTCGCCGACCTGCTGGCCACCGAGCCCACGCCGGCGGTGGACGCCGCCATGGCCGCCACCGGGCCGGACACCATCGTCAAGTTCCTCTTCACCTCGGGCTCGACCAAGATGCCCAAGGCCGTGATCAACACGCAGCGCATGTGGTGCGCCAACCAGCAGCAGATGATGGAATCGATGCCGGTGCTGGCCGAGAGCCCGCTGGTGCTGGTGGACTGGCTGCCGTGGAACCACACCTTCGGCGGCAACCACAACGTGGGCATGGTGCTGTTCCACGGCGGCACGCTGTTCATCGACGACGGCAAGCCCACGCCCGCACTCATGGGCGAGACGCTGCGCAACCTGCGCGAGATCGCGCCCACGGTGTATTTCAACGTGCCCACCGGTTTCGAGGCCATCGCCAACGCCATGAAGACCGACGAGGCCCTGCGCAAGACCCTGCTCTCGCGCGTGCGCATGTTTTTCTACGCCGGTGCCGCGCTGGCACAGCCGGTGTGGGACGCCCTGCACGCGGCGCAGGAAAGCGAGATCGGCGAGCGCATCGTCATGGGCACGGGCCTGGGCATGACCGAGTCCGGTCCTTTCGGCATCTTCGTGACCAGCCCCAACGTGAAGGCCGGCGACCTCGGCCTGCCCGCGCCAGGGCTGGAGCTCAAACTGGTGGACACCGAAGGCAAGACCGAGGTGCGCTACAAGGGCCCCAACATCACACCGGGCTACTGGCGCATGCCGGCCGAGACAGCCGAGGCCTTCGACGAAGAAGGTTTCTTCAAGACCGGCGACGCGGTGAAGTGGATCGACGAGACCGACATCCACCTCGGTCTCAAGTTCGACGGCCGCATCGCCGAAGACTTCAAGCTCGCCACGGGCACCTTCGTGAGCGTGGGCCCGCTGCGCGCGAAGATCATCGCGGCCGGTGCGCCCTACATCCAGGATGTGGTGCTCACCGGGCTGAACATGAAAGAAGTCGGCGCCATGGTGTTCCCCACACCGCTGGTGCGCTCTCTCAGTGGTTTGCCCGCCGACGCCTCCATGCACGACGTGCTCAACAGCGCACCGGTGCTGGCGCACTTCCAGCGCGTGGTGACCGAACTCGCCAAGACCGCCACCGGCAGCGCCAGCCGCATCGCGCGCCTGTGCCTGCTGGCCGACCCGCCCACCATCGACCGCGGCGAGGTGACCGACAAGGGCTCCATCAACCAGCGCGCCGTGCTGGCCCACCGCGCCGAAACCGTGGACCTGCTGCACAGCGATGGCCTGCACGCCATCCTGAAACCCGAGTAAACACACCATGGCCACCCGCGGATTCTTCAACGCCTTCGACGACGTCTGGCTGCTGGCCGGCGTGCGCACGCCCATGGTCGACTACTGTGGTGCGCTGGGCCACATCTCGCCCACCGACCTCGGCATCAAGGCCGCGCGCGAAGCGCTGGTCCGCGCTGGTGTGCCGGGCGACCACATCGGTTCGGTGATCGCCGGGAACATGGCGCCCGGCGACTTCGACCAGTTCTTCCTGCCGCGCCACATCGGCCTGTACGCCGGTGTGCCGGTGGAGGTGCCGGCCATCATGGCGCAGCGCATCTGCGGCACCGGCTTCGAGCTGTTCCGCCAGGCCGGTGAACACATCCAGGGCGGCGCCTGCGACGCCGCGCTGGTGGTGGGCACCGAGAACATGACACGCAACCCGATTGCCGCCTTCGACCACCGCACCGGCTTCAAACTCGGCGCGCCCGTGGGTTTCAAGGACTACATGTGGGAAGCGCTGAAGGACCCGGCGGCGGGCATCAACATGATCCAGACCGCCGAGAACCTGGCGAAGCAATACGGCATCACGCGCGAGGAGGTGGACGCGTTCGCCTCGGCGTCGTTCGCCAAGGCGGTGGCCGCGCAGGAGAGTGGTTTTCTCGCTGGGGAAATCGTCCCGGTGATCAGCGAAAAGTTCGAGCTCGCCGGCTACAAACCACGCGGCATCAAGCTGCAGGGCAAGCTCACGGAAGTGGCCACCGACACCCACCCCCGCGTCTCGCCGGTGGAGGTGCTGGCCAAACTGCGCGCGGTGTTTGAAGGCGGCGTGCAGACCGGTGGCAACAGCTCGGCGCTGGTGGACGCGGCGGCGGCCTGCGTGGTGGCTTCCGGCACCTACGCGAAAGCCAACGGCAAACAAGCACTGGCGCGCGTGGTCGCGGCATCGGCTGTGGGCGTGCCGCCCGAGATCATGGGCATCGGCCCGGCGCCGGCCATCCGCCTGCTGCTGGAGCGCACGGGTTTGAAGCTCGGCGACATCGCCCGCTTCGAAGTGAACGAAGCCCAGGGCGCGCAAACGCTGGCCGTGGCGCGCGAACTGGGCATGGACCTGGACCGCCTCAACGTCAACGGCGGCGCCATCGCGCTGGGCCACCCGCTCGCAGCCACCGGCGTGCGTCTCACGCTCACGCTGGCGCGCGAACTGCAGCGCAGCGGCCAACGCTACGGGATTGCCAGCGCCTGCGTGGGCGGCGGCCAGGGCATGGCGCTGTTGATCGAAAACAAAGAAGCATGAACACAAGGACAACACCATGAACATTCAAGGACACGCCGCCCTCGTCACCGGCGGTGGCTCGGGCCTCGGTGAAGCCACCGCGCGCGAACTCGCGCGCCTGGGCGCCAAGGTCGCCGTGCTCGACGTGAACCTGGACAACGCCAAACGCGTGGCCAGCGAAATCAACGGCATTGCATGCCACTGCGACATCACCAACACCGAGAGCCTGCAGACCGCCATGGACGCTGCGGCGGCTGCGCATGGTCCGGCCCGCATCCTGATGAACATCGCCGGCATCGGCAGCGCCAGGCGCGTCGTCGGCAAGGACGGCTCGGCCGCGCCACTCGAAGACTTCGCCAAGGTGATCAACGTCAACCTGATCGGCACCTACAACGCCAGCCGCCTGTTCGCCGCCGCTTGCGCGAAGCTGGACCCGCTGGAAGACGGCGAACGCGGCGTGATGATGTTCACCGCCAGCGTGGCCGCGTTCGACGGCCAGGTGGGCCAGCAGGCCTACAGCGCGTCCAAGGGTGGCCTGGTGGGCATGACGCTGCCGATGGCTCGCGATCTGGCGCAACACGGCATCCGCGTCTGCACCATCGCACCCGGCCTGTTCAGCACACCGCTCATGCGCACCCTGCCCGAGCCGGTGCAGGCCTCGCTGGCGGCGAGCATCCCGTTCCCGCCGCGCCTGGGCAAGCCCGAGGAGTTCGCGGCACTGGCCGCGCACATCGTCACCAACACGCACCTGAACGGCGAAGTGATCCGCCTCGACGGTGCTTTGAGAATGGCCCCCCGATGAGCAAAGTGGTTGTGTACGAAGTGGAAGTGATGTTCGGCGACTGCGACCCGGCCGGCATCGTGTTCTTCCCCAACTTCTCCAAGTGGATGGACGCGTCCTCGCTGAATTTCTTCGTCAAGTGCGGCGTGCCACCCTGGCGCGAACTGGTGAAGACGCGCGGCATCGTGGGTACGCCGCTGCTGGAGATTCACACCAAGTTCATGCGCCCCGCCACCTACGGCGAGCGCCTGCAGATCCACACCAGCGTGACCGAATGGCGCGAGAAGGTGTTCATGCACAAGCACGTGGTCAAACGCGGCGAGGACCTGCTGTGCGAAGGCACCGAGACGCGCGCCTTCGTGATCCACCCGCCCGAGGCGCCCGACCGCATCAAGGCCATTCCCGTGCCCGAAGACATCAAGGCCCTTTGCAGCTAGCCCCGCTTTCCCCGCCCTTTCCCAAACCACCCAGAAGGAGACATTCCATGAAAGCCGTCAAAACCCTCGTTGCCCTGGCCATCACGGCCCTGAGCAGCTCCGCCGCCCTGGCCGACATCAACATCGGCGTGAGCCTCTCGCTGACCGGCCCCGGCTCCGGCCTGGGCATTCCGATGCAGAACCAGCTCAAGCTGTTCCCGCCCACCATCGCCGGCGAGAAGGTCAACCTGATCATCCTGGACGACGCGACCGATCCGGGCAAGGGTGCTGCCAACGCCCGCCGTTTCGTGACCGAAGACAAGGTCGACATGATCATCGGATCGAGCATCACCGCCGTGGCAGCCGCCATGAGCGACATCGCCAGCGAAGCCGGCACGGTGCAGCTCACCGGCTCGCCCGTGGGCCTGCCGCCCGGCAAGGACAAGTGGGTGTTCCGCCTGCCGCAATCCAACACCGTGATGGGCCACGCCGTGGTCGAACACATGAAGAAGCAGGGCATCAAGACCATCGGCTTCCTGGGCTACACCGACGCTTACGGCGAGCAGTGGCTGAAGGAAAGCGCTCCGTTGCTGGAGAAAGCCGGCATCAAGGTCGTGGCCACCGAACGCTTCGCGCGCACCGACACCGGCGTGACCCCGCAGGCGCTCAAGATCACCTCCGCGAATCCCGATGCGGTGCTGATCGTGGCCTCGGGCAGCGGTGCCGCCATGCCGCACATGGCCATGATCGAGCGCGGCTACAAGGGCAAGATCTACCAGACGCACGCCGCAGCCACGCAAGACCTGATGCGCGTGGGCGGCAAGGCGGTGGAAGGTGCCTACGTGGTGTCCGGCCCGGCCGTGATCGCAGAGCAGTTGCCCGACAGCCACCCGTCCAAAGCCGTGGCCATCGACTTCGTGCAGAAGTACGAAAAAGCGGTGGGCGTCGGCCTGCGCAACCAGTTTGCCGGTCACTCGTACGACGCACAGATCGTGCTTGAGAAGGTGATTCCCATGGCCCTGAAAAAAGCCAAGCCCGGCACGCCCGAGTTCCGGTCCGCGCTGCGCGACAGCATGGAAACCATGGGCCGCACCATCTTCTCGCACGGCGTGATGAACTGGACGCCCACCGACCACTGGGGCTACACCAACGAAACCGGCGTGATGCTCAAGGTCGTGGACGGCAAGTTCAAGGTGGAGTGATTCGGAGCACCCCCCTGCGCCGCTGACGCGGCTTCCCCCCTCTCTGGCGCGCCTTCGGCGCTGGGAGGAGGGACGACACCTGGGGCCGGCGGAGCCGGACCCTCGGTGTCCCTGGTTGATGGCACTTCGCGCGCGGTGGGGTCTTCTTGCGCCCTCGCCCCTCTGGGGAGAGGGCTGGGGTGAGGGGCACGCGCGAAGGGGTCTTTCTTCGTGAGGTCCCGCATGTCCCGTTTGAGTGTGTTCCGCCTTTTCTTTACTCGTTAGGCTCTTATGGACTTTTCCATTGCCAGCATTCTCTTGCTGGACGGTTTGACCAACGGCGCGGTGTACGCGCTGCTGGGCCTGGCCACCGTGCTGGTGTTCACCGTCACGCGGGTCATTTTCATTCCCCAGGGTGAATTCGTCGCATACGGCGCGCTCACCCTGGCCATCTTTCAAACCGGCAAGGTGCCCGGCACCGTGTGGTTGCTGCTGATCCTCGCCAGTGTGGCCGCGCTCATGGAGCTCTCGGGTCGCTGGCAGCACCAGCGCAACGTGCTGGTGGCTGCCAAGGCCGCGGGCCGCCTGCTGATCGCACCGGTCGTGGTCTCGGCCGTGGCCATCTGGGCCGCGCCGCAGCAGTTTCCGCTGGCCGTGCAGGCCGCGCTCAGTGTGGCCATCGTGACCGTGTACGGCCCGCTGGTGTACCGCGTGGCCTACCAGTCGCTGGAGAGCGCCACGCCGCTGGTGTTGTTGATCGTCTCGGTCGGCGTGCACTTCGCCATGACGGGTCTGGGCCTGCTGTTCTTCGGCGCCGAGGGTTTCCGCAACCCGGCGTTCTGGGACGTGCGCTACACCATCGGCCCGGTCATGCTGTCGGGCCAGGCCATCATCACGGCGCTGGCCACCGTCGCGCTGATCGTGCTGTTGTGGCTGTACTTCGAGCGCTCGCTGCGCGGCAAGGCGCTGCGCGCCACCGCCGTCAACCGCACCGGCGCGCGCCTCATGGGCATCTCGTCGCAGGCCTCGGGCCAGCTCACCTTCACCATGGCGGCCTTCATCGGCGCGCTCTCGGGCCTGCTGATCGGCCCGACCACCACGGTGTTCTACGACTCGGGTTTCCTGATCGGCCTCAAGGGCTTCGTGGCAGCGGTCGCCGCCGGTCTCGCCAGCTACCCAGGTGCGCTCATCGCCGCGCTGTTCGTCGGCGTGATCGAAGCCTTCGGCTCGTTCTGGGCCAGCGCTTTCAAGGAAGTGATCGTGTTCACGCTGATCCTCCCCGTGCTGCTCTTCCGCTCGCTGCGCAGCAAACATTCCGACGAGGACCATTGAGATGCCGAAGCTGCAAAACCTCGGCCTGCTGATCCTGGCCCTGGCGATTCCCCTCATCGTCGTGTTGCCCCTGCCCGACTTCTGGATCGCCCAGCTCAACTACATCGGCATGTACAGCATGACGGTGCTCGGCCTGATCCTGCTCACCGGCGTGGGCGGCCTCACCTCGTTCGGCCAGGCAGCGTTTGTCGGCATCGGTGCCTACACCACCGCCTGGCTCACGCTCAACACCGGCCTCTCTCCCTGGCTCACGCTGTTCGTGGGCATGGGTCTCACGGCCGGCAGCGCGCTGCTGGTGGGTCTGATCACGCTGCGCATGTCGGGCCACTATCTGCCGCTGGCAACAATAGCCTGGGGCCTGTCGCTCTACTACCTCATGGGCAACCTCGACGCCCTGGGCAAATACGACGGCCTGCTGGGCATCCAGAGCCTGAGCATTGGCGGTTACGACATCGGCCAGGGCCGCGCCTTCTTCGTGCTGACCTGGGTGATCCTGCTGGCCTTTGCCGCCGCGCTGCTGCACCTGCTGGACTCGCGCGCGGGCCGCGCCATCCGCTCGCTCAAGGGCGGCTCACAAATGGCCGAGGCCATGGGCATCAGCACCTTCCGCTACAAGGTCACCATCTTTGTGCTGGCCGCCCTCTTCGCATCGGTGGCCGGCTGGCTGCTCGCGCACTTCCAGCGCACGGTCAACCCGTCTGCCTTCGGCTTGAAGATGGGCATCGAGTACCTGTTCATGGCGGTGATCGGCGGTGTCGGGCACGTCTGGGGCGCCATCGTCGGCGCCGGCCTGATCCGCGTGCTCGAAGACCAGTTGCAGGTGCTTCTGCCCAAGCTCATCGGCACCAGCGGCAGCTACGAGGTGATCGTGTTCGGCATTGCGCTGGTGGTGGTGCTCAAGTACCTGCCCGACGGTCTGTGGTCGCTGGTGGGTCGGCACCTGCCCAAGCCGCCGCGCACGGTGGACTGGGCCGACGCAGCGCCCCTGCCCGAGCGCCCCAAGCCTGCCACCGGCGCGCTGGTGCTCGACGTGCAGAAGGCGCGAATGCAGTTCGGTGGTCTGGTCGCGGTGAACGACATCAGCTTCCAGATCCACGCCGGACAGATCGTGGGCCTGATCGGCCCCAACGGCGCAGGCAAGTCGACCACGTTCAACCTCATCACCGGCGTGCTGCCGGCCACCAGCGGTGCGGTGCAGTTCCAGGGCGGCAACATCGTCGGCCAACCCTCGCGCGCCATCGCGCAGCTGGGCATGGCGCGCACCTTCCAGCACGTGAAGATGATCCCGGACATGACGGTGCTGGAGAACGTGGCGCTGGGTGCGCACACGCGCGGCCGCAAGGGCGTGCTGCCCGCCATGCTGCGCGCCAACCGCGCGGAAGAAAAGCAGCTCTTTCGCGAAGCGCAGCGACAGCTGGAACGGATCGGCATGGGCGCCTACCTGCACGAGCAGGCGGGCAACCTGGCCATGGGTCCGCAGCGGCTGATGGAAATTGCACGCGCGCTGTGCGCCGACCCCACCCTGCTGCTGCTCGACGAGCCCGCCGCCGGCCTGCGCCACCAGGAGAAGCAGGCCCTGGGCGGCGTGTTGCGCCAGCTCAAGGGAGAAGGCATGAGCATCCTGCTGGTCGAGCACGACATGGACCTGGTGATGCAGATCTGCGACCACCTGGTGGTGATGGAGTTCGGCACCCTGCTCACGCAGGGGCCTCCCGAGCAGATTCAGAACGACCCGAAGGTGCGCGCTGCCTACCTGGGAACGGAGCACTAAATGACCCAACCCATTCTTCAAGTCAAGGGCCTGCGCGCCGGCTACGGCCGCGCCGAGGTGCTGCACGGCATCGACATCGAAGCCCAGCCCGGTGGTGTGATCACGGTGATCGGCCCCAACGGGGCGGGCAAGTCCACCTTGCTCAACACGCTCATGGGCATCCTGCCCGGCCAGGGCACGATCCTGTTTCGGGGCCAGGACATCACCACGCTCACGCTCGAGGAACGCGTGATGAACGGCATGGCGCTGGTGCCCGAAAAGCGCGAACTCTTCGGAACCATGCCGGTGGAAGACAACCTGCTGCTGGGCGGTTTTCGCCAGATGCGCCTGGGCAACCCGAAATGGCGCAGCAAGCTCGACGATGTGTACAGCATCTTCCCGCGCCTGCAGGAGCGCCGCACACAACTGGCCGGCACGCTCTCGGGCGGTGAACGCCAGATGCTGGCCGTGGGCCGCGCGCTCATGTCCAGCCCCGACCTGCTCATGCTCGACGAGCCCAGCCTGGGTCTGGCACCGCTGATCGTGCGCGAGATTTTCTCCATCATCGAACGCCTGCGCCAGACCGGCGTGACCATCGTGCTGGTGGAGCAGAACGCACGCGCCGCGCTGCAGGTGGCCGACCACGGCTATGTGCTGGAAATGGGTGAACTCAGCGCACACGGCCCGGCCAGCGAACTGGCCAGCGACCCGCGCGTGATCGAGACCTACCTGGGCAGCGCGCGCAAGGCAGCCACGGCATGAACGTTTACCAGCCCCGCACATCCGAGCACGCGTTCGTTCTGTTCGACGTGCTGCGCGCACACGAGCGCCTGGCCGAGCTCCCGGCCATGTCCGAGCACGCCGACACCGCGCTGCTCTTGCAGGTGATCGACGAGGCCGGCAGGTTCGTGGGCGAGGTGGTGGCTCCGCTCAACCGCAGCGGCGACGAGATCGGCGCGCAGTGGAAGGCCGGCGCGGTCACCATGCCACCGGGGTTTCGCGAGTCGTACCAGGCCTTCTGGCAGGCCGGCTGGCCGTCGCTGGCCTGCGCGGTGGAAGACGGCGGCCAGGGATTGCCGACCGTGGTGGAAGCGGTGCTGCACGAGCAACTGAACGCGGCCAACCACGGCTGGACCATGGCGCCCGGCCTGCTGCACGGCGCCTACGAATGCATCCGCCACCACGGCAGCGACGCGCTGAAAGCACGCTACCTGAACAAGCTGGCCAGCGGCGAATGGCTGGCCACCATGTGCCTGACGGAACCGCACGCCGGCAGCGACCTGGGTCTGGTGCAGACCAAGGCCGTGCCGCTGGCCAACGGGCGTTTTGCACTGTCGGGCACCAAGATTTTCATCTCCGGCGGTGAACACGACCTCAGCGACAACATCGTGCACCTGGTGCTCGCGCGCCTGCCCGATGCGCCGCCCGGTCCCAAAGGTCTGTCGCTGTTCCTCGTGCCCAAGTTCGAAGCGGATGGTCAGCGCAGCGCGGTGCATTGCGAGCGCATCGAAGAGAAGATGGGCATCCACGCCAGCCCCACCTGTGTGATGCGTTTCGACGAAGCGGCGGCCTCCATCGTCGGCGAACCCGGCAAGGGCCTGAACGCGATGTTCGTGATGATGAACGCCGCGCGCCTGCTGGTGGGCCTGCAGGGCATCGGCCTGCTCGACGCGGCCTGGCAGAAGGCCAACGCCTATGCGCAGGAGCGCCGCCAGATGCGCGCGCCCGGCAGCAGCAAGGCCGGTCGAGCCGATGTCATTGCCCTGCACCCAGCCATCCAGCGCATTCTGCAAACCCAGCGCGCCTGGATCGCCGCCGGCCGCGTGATCGCCTACCGCACCGCGCTCGAACTCGACACGCAAAAACACCA is a genomic window of Hydrogenophaga sp. RAC07 containing:
- a CDS encoding branched-chain amino acid ABC transporter ATP-binding protein/permease; this encodes MPKLQNLGLLILALAIPLIVVLPLPDFWIAQLNYIGMYSMTVLGLILLTGVGGLTSFGQAAFVGIGAYTTAWLTLNTGLSPWLTLFVGMGLTAGSALLVGLITLRMSGHYLPLATIAWGLSLYYLMGNLDALGKYDGLLGIQSLSIGGYDIGQGRAFFVLTWVILLAFAAALLHLLDSRAGRAIRSLKGGSQMAEAMGISTFRYKVTIFVLAALFASVAGWLLAHFQRTVNPSAFGLKMGIEYLFMAVIGGVGHVWGAIVGAGLIRVLEDQLQVLLPKLIGTSGSYEVIVFGIALVVVLKYLPDGLWSLVGRHLPKPPRTVDWADAAPLPERPKPATGALVLDVQKARMQFGGLVAVNDISFQIHAGQIVGLIGPNGAGKSTTFNLITGVLPATSGAVQFQGGNIVGQPSRAIAQLGMARTFQHVKMIPDMTVLENVALGAHTRGRKGVLPAMLRANRAEEKQLFREAQRQLERIGMGAYLHEQAGNLAMGPQRLMEIARALCADPTLLLLDEPAAGLRHQEKQALGGVLRQLKGEGMSILLVEHDMDLVMQICDHLVVMEFGTLLTQGPPEQIQNDPKVRAAYLGTEH
- a CDS encoding ABC transporter ATP-binding protein; the protein is MTQPILQVKGLRAGYGRAEVLHGIDIEAQPGGVITVIGPNGAGKSTLLNTLMGILPGQGTILFRGQDITTLTLEERVMNGMALVPEKRELFGTMPVEDNLLLGGFRQMRLGNPKWRSKLDDVYSIFPRLQERRTQLAGTLSGGERQMLAVGRALMSSPDLLMLDEPSLGLAPLIVREIFSIIERLRQTGVTIVLVEQNARAALQVADHGYVLEMGELSAHGPASELASDPRVIETYLGSARKAATA
- a CDS encoding acyl-CoA dehydrogenase family protein; this encodes MNVYQPRTSEHAFVLFDVLRAHERLAELPAMSEHADTALLLQVIDEAGRFVGEVVAPLNRSGDEIGAQWKAGAVTMPPGFRESYQAFWQAGWPSLACAVEDGGQGLPTVVEAVLHEQLNAANHGWTMAPGLLHGAYECIRHHGSDALKARYLNKLASGEWLATMCLTEPHAGSDLGLVQTKAVPLANGRFALSGTKIFISGGEHDLSDNIVHLVLARLPDAPPGPKGLSLFLVPKFEADGQRSAVHCERIEEKMGIHASPTCVMRFDEAAASIVGEPGKGLNAMFVMMNAARLLVGLQGIGLLDAAWQKANAYAQERRQMRAPGSSKAGRADVIALHPAIQRILQTQRAWIAAGRVIAYRTALELDTQKHHPDAAKREAAARWCSLVTPVLKSAWTEQAFCGASACLQVFGGHGYVREWGIEQHVRDARVAMIYEGTNEIQAIDLLVRKTLPDGAAALQTLLAELAAEPGQSQRTRQALQAFSAFVQEQVVPHADAGPDQPFWLADDFLRSLALLLMAWAWDRLATAPDVEATAHAAFWRWVWPEFDMRMGMMNTTLKTGQPAPAML